A single window of Electrophorus electricus isolate fEleEle1 chromosome 16, fEleEle1.pri, whole genome shotgun sequence DNA harbors:
- the aplf gene encoding aprataxin and PNK-like factor isoform X1 encodes MPAFELERVDGGDPVDVPKGSTVLGRGPYLGVSDKRVSRTHAVLENWDGQLRLKPTHTNPCFIQASLEALPQPLEKDQWHCLREGSTFSLLPGKYIYKVHVVSEEGTPRNSQGYEEEAEQEPPQPPRLCEETLAYTPQAKSAPSRSPTSTLTAHCKESRTCLSSPPSYSQVAGKASVSRTAEASTPCTPQRKRILPAWMTAATSAAPSPSLAKAATKRAPAGSAPNPTRTKHATGPKQARARLPLSSEEEEGEEEQSEVVRMPRKRARRLRSDPDETQDQARVPRMSQESPGVREEAAVANTEEREEEEVKGRVGKRTQVPPRSRARDSPTAVEDSRNPQANEQPSQNRRQRSKVTESGDSTESKAQQRTRCPYGTSCYRKNPVHFMECSHPGDDDYEEEWGHEDGGDGDDSRPECPYGTDCYRKNHLHKKEYKHTKPPETMSVPGGDEDDGHDEDQYEDGFINDESEEEVGSDSDYVPESGDRGNEDVKQLQKEAKAFLRRKKN; translated from the exons ATGCCAGCGTTTGAGCTCGAGCGGGTGGACGGAGGCGACCCCGTGGACGTGCCGAAGGGAAGCACTGTGCTCGGAAGAGGGCCTTACCTAGGC GTCAGTGATAAAAGAGTGTCCAGAACCCATGCGGTCCTGGAGAACTGGGATGGCCAGCTGCGTCTCAAACCC acacacaccaatCCCTGTTTTATTCAGGCATCTCTGGAGGCACTCCCCCAGCCACTGGAGAAGGACCAGTGGCATTGTCTGAGGGAGGGATCCACCTTCTCCCTTCTTCCTGGGAAATATATCTACAAAGTGCATGTTGTATCGGAGGAGGGCACACCCAG GAACAGCCAGGGTTATGAGGAGGAGGCAGAACAGGAGCCACCTCAGCCTCCCCGGCTGTGTGAGGAGACGCTGGCGTACACTCCCCAGGCCAAGAGCGCGCCGTCTCGCTCACCAACATCCACCCTGACGGCCCACTGTAAGGAGAGCAGGACATGCCTGTCCAGCCCTCCCTCCTACAGCCAG GTGGCTGGCAAAGCTTCCGTCTCCAGGACGGCAGAGGCGTCCACCCCTTGCACTCCTCAGAGGAAGCGAATTCTGCCCGCCTGGATGACGGCTGCCACGTCTGCAGCCCCGAGCCCGTCGCTGGCGAAAG CAGCAACTAAGCGAGCCCCGGCTGGATCCGCTCCAAACCCAACCCGGACTAAACATGCTACAGGACCCAAACAAGCCCGGGCCAGGCTGCCTTTATcaagtgaggaggaggagggtgaggaagagcaGAGCGAGGTGGTTCGGATGCCCAGAAAGAGAGCAAGGAGGCTCAGGAGTGACCCTGATGAAACCCAG GACCAGGCTCGCGTGCCTCGGATGAGCCAGGAGTCTCCTGGGGTCAGGGAAGAGGCGGCCGTGGCTaacactgaagagagagaggaagaggaagtgaaaggGCGAGTAGGGAAGAGAACACAAGTCCCTCCAAGGTCTAGGGCCAGAGACTCACCCACTGCAGTGGAAGATTCCAGAAACCCGCAGGCGAATGAGCAACCCTCTCAGAATAGACGACAGAGGTCGAAGGTCACGGAGTCTGGAGACAGCACCGAGTCCAAAGCTCAGCAGCGGACACGATGTCCTTATGGCACCTCCTGCTACAG AAAAAACCCCGTCCACTTCATGGAATGTAGTCACCCAGGAGACGATGACTATGAGGAAGAGTGGGGTCATGAGGACGGTGGTGACGGAGATGACAGCAGACCTGAATGCCCCTATGGCACTGACTGCTACAG GAAGAACCATTTACACAAAAAAGAGTACAAGCACACTAAACCTCCAG AGACGATGTCTGTGCCAGGTGGTGATGAAGATGACGGTCATGATGAAGACCAATATGAGGACGGCTTCATTAATGACGAAAGCGAGGAAGAGGTGGGCTCTGACTCCGACTACGTGCCCGAATCAGGAGACCGTGGGAACGAGGACGTTAAACAGCTGCAGAAGGAGGCTAAAGCCTTtctgaggagaaaaaagaatTGA
- the aplf gene encoding aprataxin and PNK-like factor isoform X2, giving the protein MPAFELERVDGGDPVDVPKGSTVLGRGPYLGVSDKRVSRTHAVLENWDGQLRLKPTHTNPCFIQASLEALPQPLEKDQWHCLREGSTFSLLPGKYIYKVHVVSEEGTPRNSQGYEEEAEQEPPQPPRLCEETLAYTPQAKSAPSRSPTSTLTAHCKESRTCLSSPPSYSQVAGKASVSRTAEASTPCTPQRKRILPAWMTAATSAAPSPSLAKATKRAPAGSAPNPTRTKHATGPKQARARLPLSSEEEEGEEEQSEVVRMPRKRARRLRSDPDETQDQARVPRMSQESPGVREEAAVANTEEREEEEVKGRVGKRTQVPPRSRARDSPTAVEDSRNPQANEQPSQNRRQRSKVTESGDSTESKAQQRTRCPYGTSCYRKNPVHFMECSHPGDDDYEEEWGHEDGGDGDDSRPECPYGTDCYRKNHLHKKEYKHTKPPETMSVPGGDEDDGHDEDQYEDGFINDESEEEVGSDSDYVPESGDRGNEDVKQLQKEAKAFLRRKKN; this is encoded by the exons ATGCCAGCGTTTGAGCTCGAGCGGGTGGACGGAGGCGACCCCGTGGACGTGCCGAAGGGAAGCACTGTGCTCGGAAGAGGGCCTTACCTAGGC GTCAGTGATAAAAGAGTGTCCAGAACCCATGCGGTCCTGGAGAACTGGGATGGCCAGCTGCGTCTCAAACCC acacacaccaatCCCTGTTTTATTCAGGCATCTCTGGAGGCACTCCCCCAGCCACTGGAGAAGGACCAGTGGCATTGTCTGAGGGAGGGATCCACCTTCTCCCTTCTTCCTGGGAAATATATCTACAAAGTGCATGTTGTATCGGAGGAGGGCACACCCAG GAACAGCCAGGGTTATGAGGAGGAGGCAGAACAGGAGCCACCTCAGCCTCCCCGGCTGTGTGAGGAGACGCTGGCGTACACTCCCCAGGCCAAGAGCGCGCCGTCTCGCTCACCAACATCCACCCTGACGGCCCACTGTAAGGAGAGCAGGACATGCCTGTCCAGCCCTCCCTCCTACAGCCAG GTGGCTGGCAAAGCTTCCGTCTCCAGGACGGCAGAGGCGTCCACCCCTTGCACTCCTCAGAGGAAGCGAATTCTGCCCGCCTGGATGACGGCTGCCACGTCTGCAGCCCCGAGCCCGTCGCTGGCGAAAG CAACTAAGCGAGCCCCGGCTGGATCCGCTCCAAACCCAACCCGGACTAAACATGCTACAGGACCCAAACAAGCCCGGGCCAGGCTGCCTTTATcaagtgaggaggaggagggtgaggaagagcaGAGCGAGGTGGTTCGGATGCCCAGAAAGAGAGCAAGGAGGCTCAGGAGTGACCCTGATGAAACCCAG GACCAGGCTCGCGTGCCTCGGATGAGCCAGGAGTCTCCTGGGGTCAGGGAAGAGGCGGCCGTGGCTaacactgaagagagagaggaagaggaagtgaaaggGCGAGTAGGGAAGAGAACACAAGTCCCTCCAAGGTCTAGGGCCAGAGACTCACCCACTGCAGTGGAAGATTCCAGAAACCCGCAGGCGAATGAGCAACCCTCTCAGAATAGACGACAGAGGTCGAAGGTCACGGAGTCTGGAGACAGCACCGAGTCCAAAGCTCAGCAGCGGACACGATGTCCTTATGGCACCTCCTGCTACAG AAAAAACCCCGTCCACTTCATGGAATGTAGTCACCCAGGAGACGATGACTATGAGGAAGAGTGGGGTCATGAGGACGGTGGTGACGGAGATGACAGCAGACCTGAATGCCCCTATGGCACTGACTGCTACAG GAAGAACCATTTACACAAAAAAGAGTACAAGCACACTAAACCTCCAG AGACGATGTCTGTGCCAGGTGGTGATGAAGATGACGGTCATGATGAAGACCAATATGAGGACGGCTTCATTAATGACGAAAGCGAGGAAGAGGTGGGCTCTGACTCCGACTACGTGCCCGAATCAGGAGACCGTGGGAACGAGGACGTTAAACAGCTGCAGAAGGAGGCTAAAGCCTTtctgaggagaaaaaagaatTGA
- the aplf gene encoding aprataxin and PNK-like factor isoform X3, translating into MEGTVSDKRVSRTHAVLENWDGQLRLKPTHTNPCFIQASLEALPQPLEKDQWHCLREGSTFSLLPGKYIYKVHVVSEEGTPRNSQGYEEEAEQEPPQPPRLCEETLAYTPQAKSAPSRSPTSTLTAHCKESRTCLSSPPSYSQVAGKASVSRTAEASTPCTPQRKRILPAWMTAATSAAPSPSLAKAATKRAPAGSAPNPTRTKHATGPKQARARLPLSSEEEEGEEEQSEVVRMPRKRARRLRSDPDETQDQARVPRMSQESPGVREEAAVANTEEREEEEVKGRVGKRTQVPPRSRARDSPTAVEDSRNPQANEQPSQNRRQRSKVTESGDSTESKAQQRTRCPYGTSCYRKNPVHFMECSHPGDDDYEEEWGHEDGGDGDDSRPECPYGTDCYRKNHLHKKEYKHTKPPETMSVPGGDEDDGHDEDQYEDGFINDESEEEVGSDSDYVPESGDRGNEDVKQLQKEAKAFLRRKKN; encoded by the exons ATGGAGGGTACT GTCAGTGATAAAAGAGTGTCCAGAACCCATGCGGTCCTGGAGAACTGGGATGGCCAGCTGCGTCTCAAACCC acacacaccaatCCCTGTTTTATTCAGGCATCTCTGGAGGCACTCCCCCAGCCACTGGAGAAGGACCAGTGGCATTGTCTGAGGGAGGGATCCACCTTCTCCCTTCTTCCTGGGAAATATATCTACAAAGTGCATGTTGTATCGGAGGAGGGCACACCCAG GAACAGCCAGGGTTATGAGGAGGAGGCAGAACAGGAGCCACCTCAGCCTCCCCGGCTGTGTGAGGAGACGCTGGCGTACACTCCCCAGGCCAAGAGCGCGCCGTCTCGCTCACCAACATCCACCCTGACGGCCCACTGTAAGGAGAGCAGGACATGCCTGTCCAGCCCTCCCTCCTACAGCCAG GTGGCTGGCAAAGCTTCCGTCTCCAGGACGGCAGAGGCGTCCACCCCTTGCACTCCTCAGAGGAAGCGAATTCTGCCCGCCTGGATGACGGCTGCCACGTCTGCAGCCCCGAGCCCGTCGCTGGCGAAAG CAGCAACTAAGCGAGCCCCGGCTGGATCCGCTCCAAACCCAACCCGGACTAAACATGCTACAGGACCCAAACAAGCCCGGGCCAGGCTGCCTTTATcaagtgaggaggaggagggtgaggaagagcaGAGCGAGGTGGTTCGGATGCCCAGAAAGAGAGCAAGGAGGCTCAGGAGTGACCCTGATGAAACCCAG GACCAGGCTCGCGTGCCTCGGATGAGCCAGGAGTCTCCTGGGGTCAGGGAAGAGGCGGCCGTGGCTaacactgaagagagagaggaagaggaagtgaaaggGCGAGTAGGGAAGAGAACACAAGTCCCTCCAAGGTCTAGGGCCAGAGACTCACCCACTGCAGTGGAAGATTCCAGAAACCCGCAGGCGAATGAGCAACCCTCTCAGAATAGACGACAGAGGTCGAAGGTCACGGAGTCTGGAGACAGCACCGAGTCCAAAGCTCAGCAGCGGACACGATGTCCTTATGGCACCTCCTGCTACAG AAAAAACCCCGTCCACTTCATGGAATGTAGTCACCCAGGAGACGATGACTATGAGGAAGAGTGGGGTCATGAGGACGGTGGTGACGGAGATGACAGCAGACCTGAATGCCCCTATGGCACTGACTGCTACAG GAAGAACCATTTACACAAAAAAGAGTACAAGCACACTAAACCTCCAG AGACGATGTCTGTGCCAGGTGGTGATGAAGATGACGGTCATGATGAAGACCAATATGAGGACGGCTTCATTAATGACGAAAGCGAGGAAGAGGTGGGCTCTGACTCCGACTACGTGCCCGAATCAGGAGACCGTGGGAACGAGGACGTTAAACAGCTGCAGAAGGAGGCTAAAGCCTTtctgaggagaaaaaagaatTGA